A part of Syngnathus acus chromosome 20, fSynAcu1.2, whole genome shotgun sequence genomic DNA contains:
- the LOC119139015 gene encoding rho GTPase-activating protein 29-like isoform X1: protein MLAAMLGHSTGGGSGGGGGSSGGGSKLSLSMSQFSSSSLNTVTSNSSMSDKVSKGRPMHSPNLESLTSDPNYILQLVTDVRKFADVVLQFRGVFASGENQACLHKAVHDRLREMLAVLSNLISKHRSLNSLDILSSAGTLITTVKGVNLEEVNEENKKNLLRDIDIATEQLAFTVGNVVSEFLMGDVENGSVLGLPLTKTGRSFDNLPVESGGSGSEKDDPPVPVIVTGPAFRGEEVDRTLQQQDNGVESALRYSKAWSKYTKEVLGWVEKRLNMDIELAKSYNKMAESANALASQQQFMPFRDIYMAAFKNDIEYSKLVLNTTAVLQSNKFMQPLITRKNELDKLRKEMKELWQRELKKMHEAESALKKARMLQDQRQEEYEKAKVSTSRLEGEQIGGVGGATAAKQLEKRRRLEDDALQKAEEARVHSKACQIDVEEKKAGLAKTKNDIITQLRKMVFQCDLTLKAVTVNWFHLQQAQVVSLPVNHQSLCENAKLYEPGLRYVEFVRNLSPDSQYLDSAFSSSTGFPLTQHIQSGSHSSFSNLSQGSLTSDLLDEDGSTRQAKIAERRANNNTDLQALRIRSCNSSQGGGTCSDSESVGGSSESRSMDSPTASPGDFKRRLPRSPSTGTMSSADDLDEPNSPSDNGVSDLLNEVASSPRYFRNTQMSKAAQTHKLRKLRALSKCRECDGLVVFQGAECEECSLACHKKCLETLAIQCGHKKLQRKLHLFGVDFMQIAKNSHDGIPFIIRKCTSEIETRALDMKGIYRLNGAKSRVEKLCQAFENGKDLVELSDHYPHDISNVLKLYLRQLPEPLILFRYYNELIGLAKESQRGIAEDLEAFRLSSSPVTPAQVGVELNRILFKLKDILKQLPSAHYKTLQFLIQHLHRVTEEAEENKMPARNLGIVFGPTLIKPRQADADMSLSSVVDYPYQALIVELLVRHYHMIFDTPLSPLSGNSPKEVCSQSSLELIRPQLGNEQLLSRHSKSVGDIQELSSKNLKRHSSTPPYHLSPEYKDPVLLLPGDHEDKEFEPGDEVDSEVCNGVIEGAKSSERSLNRSPHVTPTTRVNLRSQRSKFSSRPVSMPVERSRGQDNENPTWTTSHEDDRKGGIQSIQEVDESEMRGGARYGSTFSNNHTLRRTWADQYKHRDVASKTTKNVSSPESSSEDASLPLENSKSQLNGPYSTSSRAGRILRREENVTKYNIVSTGYRPSRTLQPPPGTFYKPPSGSQTKSLHTLANSADNEEDEDDELEIEVSVDEPLEKDEEAEQATASSSHSPNLEDGGLNQTRPLYQRMRSRQLQEVEHREAHFV, encoded by the exons ATGCTTGCCGCCATGCTGGGTCATAGTACCGGCGGAGGATCCGGAGGTGGCGGTGGTAGCAGCGGAGGAGGAAGCAAACTCTCTCTGAGCATGTCTCAATTTTCCAGCTCCAGCTTGAACACTGTCACTTCAAACTCCTCTATGTCGGATAAAGTCTCCAAGGGTCGCCCAATGCACTCGCCCAACCTGGAAAGCCTCACCTCAGACCCAAACTACATCCTGCAGTTGGTCACGGATGTACGCAAATTTGCTGATGTCGTGCTCCAGTTCAGAGGAGTTTTTGCCTCCGGAG AGAACCAAGCGTGTCTCCACAAGGCAGTCCATGATCGTCTAAGGGAGATGCTGGCGGTCCTTTCGaatctcatcagcaaacaccGCAGCCTCAACTCACTTGATATCCTGAGTTCAGCTGGGACGCTCATCACTACAGTGAAag GAGTGAATTTGGAAGAGGTGAACGAAGAGAACAAGAAGAATCTTTTGAGAGACATCGACATTGCAACCGAGCAATTGGCATTCACCGTTGGCAATGT AGTGTCTGAGTTCCTTATGGGAGATGTAGAGAATGGATCAGTGTTAGGGCTCCCCCTAACTAAGACGGGCAGG TCTTTTGACAACCTGCCTGTGGAATCTGGAGGATCCGGCTCTGAGAAAGATGATCCGCCAG TTCCTGTGATTGTAACAGGCCCAGCATTTCGGGGCGAAGAAGTGGATCGGACGCTCCAGCAGCAGGACAACGGGGTGGAGTCAGCACTACGCTACTCCAAGGCCTGGTCCAAATACACCAAAGAAGTGCTGGGGTGGGTGGAGAAACGTCTTAATATGG ATATCGAGTTGGCAAAGAGCtacaacaaaatggctgaatcTGCAAACGCCCTTGCAAGTCAACAG CAATTCATGCCGTTCCGTGACATCTACATGGCAGCtttcaaaaatgacattgaatACAGCAAACTTGTACTAAACACCACAGCAGTGCTCCAAAGCAACAAATTTATGCAG ccGCTAATAACCCGAAAAAATGAATTGGACAAACTACGCAAAGAAATGAAGGAGCTGTGGCAGAgagagctaaaaaaaatg CACGAGGCGGAGAGCGCTCTGAAAAAGGCAAGGATGCTGCAGGATCAGCGTCAAGAAGAGTACGAAAAGGCCAAGGTTTCTACCAGCCGCTTGGAGGGCGAGCAGATCGGAGGAGTGGGAGGAGCAACGGCTGCTAAACAACTAGAAAAGCGCCGCAGGTTGGAAGACGACGCCCTCCAGAAG gCTGAGGAGGCGAGGGTACACTCCAAAGCGTGTCAAATTGatgttgaggaaaaaaaagccggTCTAGCCAAAACTAAGAACGACATCATCACTCAGCTCCGAAAGATGGTTTTCCAATGCGATCTCACTCTCAAAGCT GTCACAGTCAATTGGTtccacctccagcaggctcAGGTGGTATCACTTCCCGTCAACCACCAGAGTCTTTGTGAAAATGCCAAACTGTATGAGCCCGGGCTTCGCTATGTTGAGTTTGTCCGGAATTTGTCCCCTGACTCCCAATATCTGGATTCAGCTTTTTCATCAAGCACAGG ATTTCCTCTCACCCAACACATACAAAGCGGCAGTCACTCATCCTTCAGTAACTTGTCACAAGGATCCTTGACATCGGACCTCCTCGATGAGGACGGGTCCACCCGACAAGCCAAGATTGCAGAGCGCCGCGCCAACAATAACACTGACCTCCAAG CACTTCGGATTCGTTCTTGCAATtcaagtcaaggaggaggaacGTGTAGCGACTCGGAAAGTGTAGGAGGGAGCAGCGAGTCCCGATCCATGGACTCCCCCACTGCCAGCCCAG GAGACTTCAAGAGGAGATTACCCAGATCTCCCTCGACTGGCACCATGTCATCTGCTGATGACCTTGATGAACCCAACTCTCCTTCTGATAATG GTGTAAGCGATCTTTTAAACGAAGTCGCCAGCTCTCCACGTTATTTTCGAAACACACAGATGTCCAAAGCTGCTCAAACGCACAAGTTGAGAAAACTCCGAGCGCTCTCCAAATGTCGAGAGTGTGATGGGCTGGTGGTGTTTCAAGGAGCAGAGTGTGAAGAG TGTTCGTTAGCTTGCCATAAGAAGTGCCTGGAGACCTTGGCCATTCAGTGTGGCCATAAGAAGCTTCAGAGGAAGCTTCACCTCTTTGGCGTCGACTTCATGCAGATTGCAAAAAACAGCCACGATGGCATCCCCTTCATCATACGCAAATGCACGTCGGAAATCGAGACCAGAGCTCTCGATATGAAG GGCATCTACCGGCTGAACGGCGCCAAATCACGCGTGGAAAAACTGTGTCAAGCGTTTGAGAATGGCAAGGACTTGGTTGAGTTGTCCGACCATTACCCCCACGACATCAGCAATGTTCTCAAACTCTACCTTAGACAG CTTCCAGAACCACTCATCCTCTTCCGCTACTACAACGAGCTTATTGGTTTGGCCAAAGAAAGCCAAAGAGGAATTGCGGAAGATTTGGAGGCATTTCGCCTCAGCTCCTCTCCAGTCACGCCGGCTCAGGTTGGCGTGGAGCTTAACCGCATCCTCTTCAAACTCAAGGACATCTTGAAGCAGCTGCCATCTGCTCACTACAAGACATTGCAGTTTCTCATCCAACATCTCCACCG ggtgacagaagaagctgaagaaaataaaatgcccGCAAGAAACCTGGGGATTGTCTTTGGGCCAACGCTCATCAAGCCGAGGCAGGCCGATGCCGACATGTCTCTTTCCTCGGTTGTGGATTACCCCTATCAGGCACTCATTGTCGAGCTCCTCGTCCGACACTACCACATGATCTTCGACACCCCGCTCAGTCCTCTTTCAGGCAACTCGCCCAAAGAGGTGTGCTCTCAATCCTCACTGGAGCTCATCCGTCCTCAATTGGGAAATGAGCAGCTTCTTAGCAGGCACTCAAAATCTGTGGGTGACATCCAGGAG TTGAGCTCCAAGAATTTGAAGAGACATTCCTCCACTCCTCCATATCACTTGTCGCCCGAGTATAAGGACCCAGTTCTGCTCCTTCCAGGTGACCATGAAGATAAAGAATTTGAACCTG GTGATGAAGTTGATTCAGAGGTCTGCAATGGGGTCATTGAGGGGGCAAAATCCAGCGAGCGAAGTCTCAACCGCTCTCCACACGTCACACCTACGACTCGGGTGAATCTCCGATCGCAACGTAGCAAGTTCTCCTCCCGGCCAGTCAGCATGCCGGTAGAACGCAGTCGTGGTCAAGACAACGAGAATCCCACCTGGACGACCTCGCATGAAGATGATAGAAAAGGAGGCATCCAGTCTATCCAAGAGGTGGATGAAAGTGAAATGAGAGGTGGAGCACGCTACGGGAGCACCTTTAGTAACAACCATACCTTACGTAGGACTTGGGCCGATCAATATAAGCACCGTGATGTTGCGTCGAAAACTACCAAAAATGTTTCCAGTCCAGAAAGCTCATCAGAAGATGCAAGCTTGCCTCTGGAAAATTCCAAGAGCCAGCTTAATGGACCTTACAGCACGTCATCGAGAGCCGGCAGGATATTAAGACGGGAGGAAAACGTGACCAAGTACAACATAGTCTCAACGGGTTACCGGCCTTCCAGAACCCTCCAACCACCACCTGGAACTTTCTATAAGCCTCCATCAGGGAGTCAAACGAAATCACTCCATACGTTAGCTAACAGCGCTGACAACGAAgaggacgaggacgacgaGTTGGAGATTGAGGTTTCTGTGGACGAGCCTCTTGAGAAGGACGAAGAGGCAGAGCAGGCCACCGCCTCGTCGTCCCACAGTCCAAATCTAGAGGACGGGGGTCTAAACCAGACCAGACCGTTATACCAGAGAATGAGATCCAGGCAACTTCAAGAGGTTGAACATCGAGAAGCTCATTTTGTGTGA
- the LOC119139015 gene encoding rho GTPase-activating protein 29-like isoform X2 → MGDVENGSVLGLPLTKTGRSFDNLPVESGGSGSEKDDPPVPVIVTGPAFRGEEVDRTLQQQDNGVESALRYSKAWSKYTKEVLGWVEKRLNMDIELAKSYNKMAESANALASQQQFMPFRDIYMAAFKNDIEYSKLVLNTTAVLQSNKFMQPLITRKNELDKLRKEMKELWQRELKKMHEAESALKKARMLQDQRQEEYEKAKVSTSRLEGEQIGGVGGATAAKQLEKRRRLEDDALQKAEEARVHSKACQIDVEEKKAGLAKTKNDIITQLRKMVFQCDLTLKAVTVNWFHLQQAQVVSLPVNHQSLCENAKLYEPGLRYVEFVRNLSPDSQYLDSAFSSSTGFPLTQHIQSGSHSSFSNLSQGSLTSDLLDEDGSTRQAKIAERRANNNTDLQALRIRSCNSSQGGGTCSDSESVGGSSESRSMDSPTASPGDFKRRLPRSPSTGTMSSADDLDEPNSPSDNGVSDLLNEVASSPRYFRNTQMSKAAQTHKLRKLRALSKCRECDGLVVFQGAECEECSLACHKKCLETLAIQCGHKKLQRKLHLFGVDFMQIAKNSHDGIPFIIRKCTSEIETRALDMKGIYRLNGAKSRVEKLCQAFENGKDLVELSDHYPHDISNVLKLYLRQLPEPLILFRYYNELIGLAKESQRGIAEDLEAFRLSSSPVTPAQVGVELNRILFKLKDILKQLPSAHYKTLQFLIQHLHRVTEEAEENKMPARNLGIVFGPTLIKPRQADADMSLSSVVDYPYQALIVELLVRHYHMIFDTPLSPLSGNSPKEVCSQSSLELIRPQLGNEQLLSRHSKSVGDIQELSSKNLKRHSSTPPYHLSPEYKDPVLLLPGDHEDKEFEPGDEVDSEVCNGVIEGAKSSERSLNRSPHVTPTTRVNLRSQRSKFSSRPVSMPVERSRGQDNENPTWTTSHEDDRKGGIQSIQEVDESEMRGGARYGSTFSNNHTLRRTWADQYKHRDVASKTTKNVSSPESSSEDASLPLENSKSQLNGPYSTSSRAGRILRREENVTKYNIVSTGYRPSRTLQPPPGTFYKPPSGSQTKSLHTLANSADNEEDEDDELEIEVSVDEPLEKDEEAEQATASSSHSPNLEDGGLNQTRPLYQRMRSRQLQEVEHREAHFV, encoded by the exons ATGGGAGATGTAGAGAATGGATCAGTGTTAGGGCTCCCCCTAACTAAGACGGGCAGG TCTTTTGACAACCTGCCTGTGGAATCTGGAGGATCCGGCTCTGAGAAAGATGATCCGCCAG TTCCTGTGATTGTAACAGGCCCAGCATTTCGGGGCGAAGAAGTGGATCGGACGCTCCAGCAGCAGGACAACGGGGTGGAGTCAGCACTACGCTACTCCAAGGCCTGGTCCAAATACACCAAAGAAGTGCTGGGGTGGGTGGAGAAACGTCTTAATATGG ATATCGAGTTGGCAAAGAGCtacaacaaaatggctgaatcTGCAAACGCCCTTGCAAGTCAACAG CAATTCATGCCGTTCCGTGACATCTACATGGCAGCtttcaaaaatgacattgaatACAGCAAACTTGTACTAAACACCACAGCAGTGCTCCAAAGCAACAAATTTATGCAG ccGCTAATAACCCGAAAAAATGAATTGGACAAACTACGCAAAGAAATGAAGGAGCTGTGGCAGAgagagctaaaaaaaatg CACGAGGCGGAGAGCGCTCTGAAAAAGGCAAGGATGCTGCAGGATCAGCGTCAAGAAGAGTACGAAAAGGCCAAGGTTTCTACCAGCCGCTTGGAGGGCGAGCAGATCGGAGGAGTGGGAGGAGCAACGGCTGCTAAACAACTAGAAAAGCGCCGCAGGTTGGAAGACGACGCCCTCCAGAAG gCTGAGGAGGCGAGGGTACACTCCAAAGCGTGTCAAATTGatgttgaggaaaaaaaagccggTCTAGCCAAAACTAAGAACGACATCATCACTCAGCTCCGAAAGATGGTTTTCCAATGCGATCTCACTCTCAAAGCT GTCACAGTCAATTGGTtccacctccagcaggctcAGGTGGTATCACTTCCCGTCAACCACCAGAGTCTTTGTGAAAATGCCAAACTGTATGAGCCCGGGCTTCGCTATGTTGAGTTTGTCCGGAATTTGTCCCCTGACTCCCAATATCTGGATTCAGCTTTTTCATCAAGCACAGG ATTTCCTCTCACCCAACACATACAAAGCGGCAGTCACTCATCCTTCAGTAACTTGTCACAAGGATCCTTGACATCGGACCTCCTCGATGAGGACGGGTCCACCCGACAAGCCAAGATTGCAGAGCGCCGCGCCAACAATAACACTGACCTCCAAG CACTTCGGATTCGTTCTTGCAATtcaagtcaaggaggaggaacGTGTAGCGACTCGGAAAGTGTAGGAGGGAGCAGCGAGTCCCGATCCATGGACTCCCCCACTGCCAGCCCAG GAGACTTCAAGAGGAGATTACCCAGATCTCCCTCGACTGGCACCATGTCATCTGCTGATGACCTTGATGAACCCAACTCTCCTTCTGATAATG GTGTAAGCGATCTTTTAAACGAAGTCGCCAGCTCTCCACGTTATTTTCGAAACACACAGATGTCCAAAGCTGCTCAAACGCACAAGTTGAGAAAACTCCGAGCGCTCTCCAAATGTCGAGAGTGTGATGGGCTGGTGGTGTTTCAAGGAGCAGAGTGTGAAGAG TGTTCGTTAGCTTGCCATAAGAAGTGCCTGGAGACCTTGGCCATTCAGTGTGGCCATAAGAAGCTTCAGAGGAAGCTTCACCTCTTTGGCGTCGACTTCATGCAGATTGCAAAAAACAGCCACGATGGCATCCCCTTCATCATACGCAAATGCACGTCGGAAATCGAGACCAGAGCTCTCGATATGAAG GGCATCTACCGGCTGAACGGCGCCAAATCACGCGTGGAAAAACTGTGTCAAGCGTTTGAGAATGGCAAGGACTTGGTTGAGTTGTCCGACCATTACCCCCACGACATCAGCAATGTTCTCAAACTCTACCTTAGACAG CTTCCAGAACCACTCATCCTCTTCCGCTACTACAACGAGCTTATTGGTTTGGCCAAAGAAAGCCAAAGAGGAATTGCGGAAGATTTGGAGGCATTTCGCCTCAGCTCCTCTCCAGTCACGCCGGCTCAGGTTGGCGTGGAGCTTAACCGCATCCTCTTCAAACTCAAGGACATCTTGAAGCAGCTGCCATCTGCTCACTACAAGACATTGCAGTTTCTCATCCAACATCTCCACCG ggtgacagaagaagctgaagaaaataaaatgcccGCAAGAAACCTGGGGATTGTCTTTGGGCCAACGCTCATCAAGCCGAGGCAGGCCGATGCCGACATGTCTCTTTCCTCGGTTGTGGATTACCCCTATCAGGCACTCATTGTCGAGCTCCTCGTCCGACACTACCACATGATCTTCGACACCCCGCTCAGTCCTCTTTCAGGCAACTCGCCCAAAGAGGTGTGCTCTCAATCCTCACTGGAGCTCATCCGTCCTCAATTGGGAAATGAGCAGCTTCTTAGCAGGCACTCAAAATCTGTGGGTGACATCCAGGAG TTGAGCTCCAAGAATTTGAAGAGACATTCCTCCACTCCTCCATATCACTTGTCGCCCGAGTATAAGGACCCAGTTCTGCTCCTTCCAGGTGACCATGAAGATAAAGAATTTGAACCTG GTGATGAAGTTGATTCAGAGGTCTGCAATGGGGTCATTGAGGGGGCAAAATCCAGCGAGCGAAGTCTCAACCGCTCTCCACACGTCACACCTACGACTCGGGTGAATCTCCGATCGCAACGTAGCAAGTTCTCCTCCCGGCCAGTCAGCATGCCGGTAGAACGCAGTCGTGGTCAAGACAACGAGAATCCCACCTGGACGACCTCGCATGAAGATGATAGAAAAGGAGGCATCCAGTCTATCCAAGAGGTGGATGAAAGTGAAATGAGAGGTGGAGCACGCTACGGGAGCACCTTTAGTAACAACCATACCTTACGTAGGACTTGGGCCGATCAATATAAGCACCGTGATGTTGCGTCGAAAACTACCAAAAATGTTTCCAGTCCAGAAAGCTCATCAGAAGATGCAAGCTTGCCTCTGGAAAATTCCAAGAGCCAGCTTAATGGACCTTACAGCACGTCATCGAGAGCCGGCAGGATATTAAGACGGGAGGAAAACGTGACCAAGTACAACATAGTCTCAACGGGTTACCGGCCTTCCAGAACCCTCCAACCACCACCTGGAACTTTCTATAAGCCTCCATCAGGGAGTCAAACGAAATCACTCCATACGTTAGCTAACAGCGCTGACAACGAAgaggacgaggacgacgaGTTGGAGATTGAGGTTTCTGTGGACGAGCCTCTTGAGAAGGACGAAGAGGCAGAGCAGGCCACCGCCTCGTCGTCCCACAGTCCAAATCTAGAGGACGGGGGTCTAAACCAGACCAGACCGTTATACCAGAGAATGAGATCCAGGCAACTTCAAGAGGTTGAACATCGAGAAGCTCATTTTGTGTGA